The Kitasatospora sp. NBC_00374 genome has a segment encoding these proteins:
- a CDS encoding IucA/IucC family protein — protein sequence MTEAESLTLRVLSALLREDVVALRSAGVPEQRTDGTWLRSGTLALPVAEDGYQSEYAARLPLLESEGHRLTTLPEILGRVAELADPRDRPGHLDFAEECRQTLATMRLHSASRAEVLARLADRYGPDTADWTGPAASLAFDTLAAYLDHPVYPTARGRSGLTDDQLRRYAPEFHPTFALRWLAVPERLLTVHGTGPLPSWWPSSRQLGLRPGLAVLPVHPLTADHHPERLVPGAALAEAPRLDVLPTLSMRTVAVAGDPSCHLKLPLATATLGLRNRRTIKPGTLADGAAGQRLLAAVVAREPRFAGRILHADEQRWAHAGHELLAVLLRRCPTGLSGAVTVPLAALTATAPDGRLVVDQLADRFHGGAVLDLYRDLLTLLLDWQTTLFGYGIALESHQQNTSLVLDRPGGRTRLRLLLKDNDGPRVNTARIGELGRFVREFDDRRIFGEDDLALTDLFTTITAHLCTAAPAFALAAHGRAPLDQTLGLLRTALTEAVDRLGAAGEPLRTRLLDAERLPVKAMVTAGTLLSKERSGAADINKHYTTGPNYLRRPGIQR from the coding sequence GTGACCGAGGCCGAGTCGCTGACCCTGCGGGTGCTCAGCGCACTGCTGCGCGAGGACGTGGTCGCGCTGCGCAGCGCCGGCGTACCCGAGCAGCGGACGGACGGCACCTGGCTGCGGTCCGGCACGCTGGCGCTGCCGGTCGCCGAGGACGGGTACCAGAGCGAGTACGCCGCCAGGCTGCCGCTGCTGGAGTCCGAGGGCCACCGGCTCACCACCCTGCCGGAGATCCTCGGCCGGGTGGCCGAACTGGCCGACCCCCGGGACCGGCCGGGCCACCTCGACTTCGCCGAGGAGTGCCGCCAGACCCTGGCCACCATGCGGCTGCACTCGGCCTCCCGGGCCGAGGTGCTCGCCCGGCTCGCCGACCGGTACGGCCCGGACACCGCCGACTGGACCGGCCCGGCGGCCTCCCTCGCCTTCGACACCCTCGCCGCCTACCTGGACCACCCGGTCTACCCCACGGCACGCGGCCGGTCCGGCCTCACCGACGACCAACTGCGGCGATACGCGCCAGAGTTCCACCCGACCTTCGCACTGCGCTGGCTGGCCGTCCCGGAACGGCTGCTGACCGTCCACGGGACCGGCCCGCTGCCCTCCTGGTGGCCCAGCTCCCGGCAGCTGGGCCTGCGCCCGGGCCTGGCCGTGCTGCCCGTCCACCCCTTGACGGCCGACCACCACCCGGAGCGGCTGGTGCCCGGCGCCGCCCTCGCCGAGGCGCCCCGCCTCGACGTGCTGCCGACCCTCTCGATGCGGACCGTCGCCGTCGCCGGGGACCCGTCCTGCCACCTCAAACTCCCGCTCGCCACCGCCACCCTGGGCCTGCGCAACCGCCGCACCATCAAGCCCGGCACACTGGCCGACGGCGCCGCCGGGCAGCGGCTGCTGGCCGCCGTCGTCGCCCGCGAACCGCGCTTCGCCGGGCGGATCCTGCACGCCGACGAGCAGCGCTGGGCGCATGCCGGGCACGAACTGCTGGCCGTGCTGCTGCGCCGCTGCCCGACCGGCCTGTCCGGCGCCGTCACGGTACCGCTCGCCGCGCTGACCGCCACCGCGCCCGACGGCCGACTGGTCGTCGACCAGCTCGCCGACCGCTTCCACGGCGGCGCGGTGCTCGACCTCTACCGCGACCTGCTGACCCTGCTGCTGGACTGGCAGACCACCCTCTTCGGCTACGGCATCGCCCTGGAGTCGCACCAGCAGAACACCTCGCTGGTCCTGGACCGCCCCGGCGGCCGCACCCGGCTGCGCCTGCTCCTCAAGGACAACGACGGCCCGCGGGTCAACACCGCGAGGATCGGCGAACTCGGCCGGTTCGTCCGGGAGTTCGACGACCGGCGGATCTTCGGCGAGGACGACCTGGCGCTCACCGACCTGTTCACCACCATCACCGCCCACCTGTGCACCGCCGCACCCGCCTTCGCGCTGGCCGCCCACGGCCGGGCGCCCCTGGACCAGACCCTCGGCCTGCTGCGCACCGCCCTCACCGAAGCCGTGGACCGCCTCGGCGCGGCCGGCGAACCGCTGCGCACCCGGCTGCTGGACGCCGAGCGGCTCCCGGTCAAGGCCATGGTCACCGCCGGCACCCTGCTCAGCAAGGAACGCTCCGGCGCCGCCGACATCAACAAGCACTACACCACCGGCCCCAACTACCTCCGCCGACCAGGGATTCAGCGGTGA
- a CDS encoding acetyl-CoA carboxylase biotin carboxylase subunit family protein, with translation MRLYLLALNPTDSVTLGFLPAAARLGLTVTVLTDCPQQHRSAYAGLEFAPEVLDCAVHDFREVIGLISRHAAPDAVFSNSDHLQTQTALAAEYFGLAAKDWRAALRTKNKGQLRRHLTAAGLDTVWSAELAPGQDPADLDPPYPCVVKPREGVASEDVALVADAGELLRRCAEIRGRRTAAALVVEEFLPGRLYTLETLGDGAVRHVLGGYRTTVSAPPHFIEEVLEFVPAHPAPVVAQVLAQLDALGVGLGACHTEFVVQPDGRARLIEVNYRAIGDHCDLLLEQLLEIPYFELVLRAHLGERLPADLGLRADRRARIEAVCAGRAGTLTAAPGPVEQDRAGVRLGYRPTRALGERHAHYRTNRDYLGLVWAVGPDQDAADRAVAGFLAANHWEIAP, from the coding sequence ATGCGGCTCTACCTGCTCGCCCTGAACCCCACCGACTCCGTCACCCTCGGTTTCCTGCCCGCCGCCGCCCGGCTCGGGCTGACCGTCACCGTCCTCACCGACTGCCCGCAACAGCACCGCAGCGCCTACGCCGGGCTGGAGTTCGCCCCCGAGGTGCTGGACTGCGCGGTGCACGACTTCCGTGAGGTGATCGGGCTGATCTCCCGGCACGCGGCGCCGGACGCGGTGTTCAGCAACAGCGACCACCTGCAGACCCAGACCGCCCTGGCCGCCGAGTACTTCGGGCTCGCCGCCAAGGACTGGCGGGCCGCCCTGCGGACCAAGAACAAGGGCCAGCTGCGCCGCCACCTCACGGCGGCCGGCCTCGACACCGTCTGGTCCGCCGAACTCGCCCCCGGACAGGACCCGGCCGACCTCGACCCGCCCTACCCCTGCGTGGTCAAACCGCGGGAGGGCGTCGCCAGCGAGGACGTCGCCCTGGTCGCCGACGCCGGCGAGCTCCTGCGGCGGTGCGCCGAGATCCGGGGCCGCAGAACGGCCGCCGCCCTGGTCGTCGAGGAGTTCCTGCCCGGCCGGCTGTACACCCTGGAGACCCTCGGCGACGGCGCCGTCCGGCACGTCCTCGGCGGCTACCGCACCACGGTCTCGGCGCCCCCGCACTTCATCGAGGAGGTACTGGAGTTCGTCCCCGCCCACCCGGCCCCGGTGGTGGCGCAGGTGCTCGCCCAGCTGGACGCCCTCGGCGTCGGCCTCGGCGCCTGCCACACCGAGTTCGTCGTCCAGCCGGACGGCCGGGCCCGGCTGATCGAGGTCAACTACCGTGCCATCGGCGACCACTGCGACCTGCTGCTCGAACAGCTCCTGGAGATCCCGTACTTCGAGCTGGTGCTGCGCGCCCACCTCGGCGAGCGGCTCCCCGCCGACCTCGGCCTGCGCGCCGACCGCCGGGCCCGGATCGAGGCGGTCTGCGCCGGGCGCGCCGGCACCCTGACCGCCGCCCCCGGGCCGGTCGAGCAGGACCGCGCCGGCGTCCGGCTCGGCTACCGGCCGACCCGGGCGCTCGGCGAACGGCACGCGCACTACCGCACCAACCGCGACTACCTGGGCCTGGTCTGGGCGGTCGGCCCCGACCAGGACGCGGCCGACCGGGCCGTCGCCGGGTTCCTCGCCGCCAACCACTGGGAGATCGCACCGTGA
- a CDS encoding (2Fe-2S)-binding protein yields the protein MLQLTADQRHRTDELSETYRLLLAACDGALRVELTGRPMTGPGWRRADTLACSVEELVAGESARIAAEHGRVPRTHVAASRALHHYLWSVSLLVSGPWYLQGRIPDLRATDLWIAPADGRLALRPGRWAAGGGAQLRSAVADHLGPVLAAFQPLVKRGPRALWGMAADDLVSGICHLGKLLGEEDHAVEAAAALLPGDTPPFPGAADFRRLTGTGGRTHWTRTRAGCCLYYAIRPDEACVTCPRTGDEERVRRLEA from the coding sequence ATGCTCCAGCTGACGGCCGATCAGCGTCACCGGACGGACGAACTGTCCGAGACCTATCGGCTCCTCCTCGCCGCCTGCGACGGCGCCCTCCGGGTCGAGCTCACCGGTCGGCCGATGACCGGGCCCGGCTGGCGCCGGGCCGACACCCTGGCCTGCTCGGTGGAGGAGCTGGTGGCCGGCGAGAGCGCCCGGATCGCGGCCGAGCACGGCCGGGTACCGCGGACCCACGTCGCCGCCTCCCGCGCCCTGCACCACTACCTCTGGTCGGTCTCACTCCTCGTCAGCGGCCCCTGGTACCTCCAGGGCCGGATCCCGGACCTGCGCGCCACCGACCTGTGGATCGCCCCGGCCGACGGCCGCCTGGCACTGCGCCCGGGCCGCTGGGCGGCCGGCGGCGGGGCGCAGCTGCGCAGCGCGGTCGCCGACCACCTCGGGCCGGTGCTCGCCGCCTTCCAGCCGCTCGTCAAACGCGGCCCGCGCGCCCTGTGGGGGATGGCCGCCGACGACCTGGTCTCCGGCATCTGCCACCTCGGGAAGCTGCTCGGCGAGGAGGACCACGCGGTCGAGGCCGCGGCCGCGCTCCTGCCCGGAGACACCCCGCCCTTCCCCGGTGCCGCCGACTTCCGCCGCCTGACCGGCACCGGGGGCCGCACCCACTGGACCCGCACCCGGGCCGGCTGCTGTCTCTACTACGCCATCCGCCCCGACGAGGCCTGCGTCACCTGCCCGCGCACCGGCGACGAGGAGCGCGTCCGCCGCCTGGAGGCCTGA
- a CDS encoding Scr1 family TA system antitoxin-like transcriptional regulator, producing the protein MATQRYDRQSRKSNTASDRPGPSMPNPRELDPSESMQALFGAELRRFRTAAGLSQEALGEVLGYTGSLVGQVETGRRLPSKEFAQRLDGALDTGGIFGRWWPHVGRSSFPHYFRLYAELERRACAISEYSGNFIPGLAQTEGYMRAVFRSAMPVADEQEVEAQVKNRLGRQHLLGSPTRPLLWWLTDEAALIRPAGGHGVMSDQLRFLGELIRSHLAVVQILPIKQGPHALLEGVMSLMSFADGSPDMAYIEGPHAAILVEDVTTVRKCQLSFDLARADALTPAASLALIDAAAREHTQHARAEDG; encoded by the coding sequence TTGGCCACGCAGCGTTACGATCGCCAGAGCAGGAAGTCCAACACCGCAAGTGACAGACCGGGGCCGTCCATGCCGAACCCGCGAGAACTCGACCCCTCCGAATCGATGCAGGCACTCTTCGGCGCCGAACTACGCCGATTCCGAACGGCCGCCGGACTCAGCCAGGAAGCCCTGGGGGAAGTCCTCGGTTACACCGGTTCACTGGTGGGCCAGGTGGAGACCGGACGACGCCTCCCCAGCAAGGAGTTCGCGCAGAGACTGGACGGCGCGCTCGACACGGGCGGTATCTTCGGGCGCTGGTGGCCGCACGTCGGTCGCAGCTCCTTCCCGCACTACTTCCGGTTGTACGCCGAATTGGAGCGGCGGGCCTGCGCCATCTCCGAGTACTCCGGAAACTTCATTCCCGGCCTGGCGCAGACCGAGGGTTACATGCGGGCGGTGTTCCGTTCGGCGATGCCGGTGGCCGACGAGCAGGAGGTCGAGGCGCAGGTCAAGAACCGTCTCGGGCGCCAGCACCTGCTCGGGAGTCCAACACGACCGCTGTTGTGGTGGCTCACCGACGAGGCGGCCCTGATCAGACCGGCGGGCGGGCACGGCGTCATGTCCGACCAGTTGCGGTTCCTGGGCGAACTGATCCGGTCGCACCTGGCCGTGGTCCAGATCCTTCCGATCAAACAAGGCCCGCACGCATTGCTCGAGGGTGTAATGAGCCTGATGTCCTTTGCGGACGGCAGCCCCGACATGGCCTACATCGAAGGGCCGCACGCCGCCATCCTGGTGGAAGACGTGACAACCGTTCGCAAGTGCCAACTGTCCTTCGATCTGGCCAGGGCCGATGCCCTGACCCCCGCGGCGTCACTGGCCCTGATCGACGCCGCGGCCCGGGAACACACGCAGCACGCCCGGGCCGAGGACGGCTGA
- a CDS encoding DUF397 domain-containing protein translates to MNVDLELAEWQKSSYSGGNGGLCVEMARTFLSSGVVPVRDSKDPDGPSLVVGTEAWRSFVGFAAACEI, encoded by the coding sequence ATGAACGTCGATCTGGAGCTGGCCGAGTGGCAGAAGAGCAGCTATAGCGGCGGAAACGGCGGACTGTGCGTCGAGATGGCGCGCACTTTCCTGAGCAGCGGTGTCGTACCGGTCCGGGACTCGAAGGATCCGGACGGCCCGAGTCTGGTGGTCGGCACCGAGGCATGGCGGTCCTTCGTGGGCTTCGCCGCCGCCTGCGAGATCTGA
- a CDS encoding DMT family transporter: MTEGDTVVAPAVARMDRRALAAVSTTVVLWASAFVAIRGAGEHFGPGALALGRLLAGSVALLVLLAVRGEGLPPRAAWPGIAASGVLWFGAYMVALNWGEQQVDAGTAAMVVNVGPVLIALIGGKVLGEGYPPRLLAGMAVSFAGAVVVGLSMSGGGGSSVLGIALCLLAAVTYAGGVVAQKPALRYASPLQVTTFGCLVGTAACLPFSVQLVDQVGRAPLSATLGVVYLGLFPTALAFTTWAYALARTTAGRMGATTYAVPALVVLMAWAVLGEVPALLTLAGGALCLAGVAVSRRR, translated from the coding sequence ATGACCGAGGGAGACACCGTAGTGGCACCGGCAGTGGCACGGATGGACCGCAGGGCGCTCGCCGCCGTCTCGACCACGGTGGTGCTGTGGGCGTCGGCGTTCGTCGCGATCCGGGGTGCGGGCGAGCACTTCGGGCCGGGGGCGCTGGCGCTCGGGCGGCTGCTGGCGGGGTCGGTGGCGCTGCTCGTCCTGCTCGCGGTCCGCGGGGAGGGGCTGCCGCCGCGGGCGGCCTGGCCGGGGATCGCGGCCTCCGGGGTGCTGTGGTTCGGGGCGTACATGGTCGCCCTCAACTGGGGCGAGCAGCAGGTGGACGCGGGCACCGCGGCCATGGTCGTCAACGTCGGCCCGGTGCTGATCGCGCTGATCGGCGGCAAGGTGCTGGGCGAGGGGTATCCGCCGAGGCTGCTGGCCGGCATGGCGGTCTCGTTCGCGGGTGCGGTGGTGGTCGGGCTGTCGATGTCGGGCGGCGGCGGGAGTTCGGTGCTGGGGATCGCGCTGTGCCTGCTCGCGGCGGTCACCTACGCGGGCGGGGTGGTGGCCCAGAAGCCCGCGCTGCGGTACGCCTCCCCGCTCCAGGTCACCACGTTCGGCTGCCTGGTCGGCACGGCCGCCTGCCTGCCGTTCTCCGTCCAACTGGTGGACCAGGTCGGGCGGGCACCCCTGTCGGCCACCCTCGGGGTGGTGTACCTGGGCCTGTTCCCGACCGCGCTGGCCTTCACCACCTGGGCGTACGCCCTGGCCCGCACGACCGCCGGGAGGATGGGTGCCACCACCTACGCGGTGCCGGCCCTGGTGGTGCTGATGGCCTGGGCCGTACTGGGCGAGGTGCCGGCCCTGCTGACCCTGGCCGGCGGCGCGCTCTGCCTGGCCGGTGTGGCGGTCTCCCGCCGCCGCTGA
- a CDS encoding MFS transporter has product MAAVTRFKAAVRLTGRSVLLWSLLGRLPNAMCPIGSLLLVSHNSGSVWRGSAVTSALAVSQAVAGPLVGRLADRRGQRVVGLVAAAVNALAILALVAASELDLPLPAQLAPAALIGLSVPLVGPLSRSRWVRLADGDRESAAAAISLDGIMDEISFTAGPAVVGILATLLDPAAGLLLAAALVGVCGTLFARHRTAPAGTAGRSPRSREALSTTPFVLLLGGMALLGVCFGSVQVGVTATTEHLGHPGAAGLLYGLLGLTSSFAGVATAALSARFGLPLRLKAGTVLLLSSSLLLPGAGTLSALAVGIGCLGVAVAPQMITMFGLTERAVPADRLGEAMAALVSSITLAQSAGTVLAGRLADLHGPAAPFLVTCAAAAAAALLALTTATEARYRRRDHPATRIPPRVATGR; this is encoded by the coding sequence ATGGCCGCTGTCACACGTTTCAAGGCCGCCGTGCGGCTGACCGGCCGCAGCGTCCTGCTCTGGTCCCTGCTCGGCCGGCTGCCCAACGCGATGTGCCCGATCGGCAGTCTGCTCCTGGTCAGCCACAACTCCGGCAGCGTGTGGCGGGGTTCGGCCGTCACCAGCGCACTCGCGGTGTCCCAGGCCGTGGCCGGACCGCTGGTCGGGCGGCTCGCCGACCGGCGCGGCCAGCGGGTGGTCGGGCTGGTCGCCGCGGCCGTCAACGCCCTGGCGATCCTGGCCCTGGTCGCGGCCTCCGAACTCGACCTCCCGCTGCCGGCGCAGCTCGCGCCCGCCGCCCTGATCGGCCTGTCCGTCCCCCTGGTCGGCCCGCTCTCGCGCAGCCGGTGGGTCCGGCTCGCCGACGGCGACCGGGAGTCCGCCGCCGCGGCGATCTCGCTGGACGGCATCATGGACGAGATCAGCTTCACGGCGGGGCCGGCCGTGGTCGGCATCCTCGCGACGCTGCTCGACCCGGCCGCCGGGCTGCTGCTCGCCGCCGCCCTGGTCGGCGTCTGCGGGACGCTGTTCGCCCGCCACCGCACCGCCCCGGCCGGAACCGCCGGCCGCTCACCGCGCTCCCGCGAGGCCCTGTCGACCACCCCCTTCGTCCTGCTGCTGGGCGGCATGGCGCTGCTCGGGGTCTGCTTCGGATCCGTCCAGGTCGGCGTCACCGCGACCACCGAGCACCTCGGCCACCCCGGCGCGGCAGGCCTGCTCTACGGGCTGCTCGGCCTCACCAGCTCCTTCGCCGGGGTGGCCACCGCGGCGCTGTCCGCGCGGTTCGGGCTGCCGCTGCGGCTGAAGGCCGGCACGGTCCTGCTGCTCTCCTCCTCCCTGCTGCTGCCCGGCGCCGGCACCCTGAGCGCACTCGCCGTCGGCATCGGCTGCCTCGGCGTCGCCGTCGCCCCGCAGATGATCACGATGTTCGGTCTCACCGAACGCGCCGTCCCCGCCGACCGCCTGGGCGAGGCGATGGCCGCCCTGGTCAGCAGCATCACCCTGGCCCAGTCCGCCGGCACCGTCCTGGCCGGCCGGCTCGCCGACCTGCACGGCCCGGCCGCGCCGTTCCTGGTCACCTGCGCGGCCGCGGCCGCAGCCGCGCTGCTCGCGCTCACCACCGCCACCGAGGCCCGCTACCGCCGCCGCGACCACCCGGCGACGAGGATCCCGCCCAGGGTCGCGACCGGGCGCTGA
- a CDS encoding MerR family transcriptional regulator produces MAETEEIKQGDGTAARRYRVEELAEAAGITVRTLRFYRERKLLQPPRKEGRIAWYGEEHLARLRVVAELLERGHALGGIAELIGAGERGRDVAELIGLQDAIVAPWSDETPVHLDWAELQAAFGDQLTEENTAESIAQGYITVEDDGITHISRRLMDATIALVDEGVPLGAVLAASRTAQEHADAIAESFISLIADQLLPPLDEVDRLTPAEAGRLRDRILRIRPLARAVADTQFALAMDRRVQAEYERLGRH; encoded by the coding sequence GTGGCTGAGACCGAGGAGATCAAGCAGGGGGACGGCACGGCCGCGCGCCGGTACCGGGTCGAGGAACTGGCCGAGGCCGCCGGGATCACCGTGCGCACGCTGCGCTTCTACCGCGAGCGCAAGCTGCTCCAGCCACCCCGCAAGGAGGGCCGGATCGCCTGGTACGGCGAGGAGCACCTGGCCCGGCTGCGGGTGGTCGCCGAACTGCTGGAGCGCGGCCACGCCCTCGGCGGCATCGCCGAGCTGATCGGCGCCGGCGAGCGCGGACGCGACGTCGCGGAGCTGATCGGCCTGCAGGACGCGATCGTCGCCCCCTGGTCGGACGAGACCCCGGTGCACCTCGACTGGGCGGAGCTGCAGGCCGCCTTCGGCGACCAGCTGACCGAGGAGAACACCGCCGAGTCGATCGCCCAGGGCTACATCACCGTCGAGGACGACGGCATCACCCACATCAGCCGGCGGCTCATGGACGCCACCATCGCCCTGGTCGACGAGGGCGTACCGCTCGGCGCCGTACTGGCCGCCAGCCGCACGGCCCAGGAGCACGCCGACGCCATCGCGGAGTCCTTCATCTCGCTGATCGCCGACCAGCTGCTCCCCCCGCTCGACGAGGTGGACCGGCTGACGCCCGCCGAGGCGGGCCGGCTGCGCGACCGGATCCTGCGGATCAGGCCGCTGGCCCGGGCGGTGGCCGACACCCAGTTCGCCCTGGCGATGGACCGCCGGGTCCAGGCGGAGTACGAGCGGCTGGGCCGGCACTGA
- a CDS encoding flavin-containing monooxygenase: protein MVPRSKQPAAPPPAGTPHVRVAVIGSGFGGLGAGVRLRRAGVTDFVILERASSVGGTWRDNSYPGCACDVPSHLYSFSFAPNPEWPRSFSGQPDIRAYLEKVADTFGLRPHLRFDTEVLELRWEEDATRWRIRTGRGEWTADAVVSAAGPLADPQIPDLPGLADFPGKVFHSSRWDHDYDLTGKRVAMVGTGASAAQIIPAIQPRVGRLTVFQRTPGWVLPRADREISAVEKWLHTRVPPTGTLRRATLFALRELQVDAFVRRPGALRLVQQLAERHIARSIPDPALRAKLTPDYRIGCKRILLSNTYYPALAAPNAEVVAAGLREVRGSTLVAADGSEHEVDAVVFGTGFHVTDMPIAQRVFGIGGRALAEEWKDGMEALRGSTVHGFPNLFFVIGPNTGLGNNSMILMIESQLNYLIDALAALDAVGAAALQPTVRAQRHWNLELQHRMGRTVWSTGGCKSWYLDASGRNTVLWPGSTSSFRRATRRVDLAEYELIKRAVAAPAAEEVPA, encoded by the coding sequence ATGGTTCCCCGCAGCAAGCAGCCCGCCGCCCCGCCCCCCGCCGGGACCCCGCACGTCAGGGTCGCCGTGATCGGCTCGGGCTTCGGCGGCCTCGGGGCCGGGGTCCGGCTGCGCCGGGCCGGTGTCACCGACTTCGTCATCCTCGAACGCGCCTCCTCGGTCGGCGGCACCTGGCGCGACAACAGCTACCCCGGCTGCGCCTGTGACGTCCCCTCGCACCTCTACTCCTTCTCCTTCGCGCCCAACCCCGAGTGGCCGCGCAGCTTCTCCGGCCAGCCGGACATCCGCGCCTACCTGGAGAAGGTCGCCGACACCTTCGGCCTGCGCCCGCACCTGCGCTTCGACACCGAGGTGCTGGAACTGCGCTGGGAGGAGGACGCGACCCGCTGGCGGATCCGCACCGGCAGGGGCGAGTGGACCGCCGACGCCGTGGTCTCCGCGGCCGGACCGCTCGCCGACCCGCAGATCCCCGACCTGCCGGGTCTCGCGGACTTCCCCGGCAAGGTCTTCCACTCCTCGCGCTGGGACCACGACTACGACCTGACCGGCAAACGCGTCGCGATGGTCGGCACCGGCGCCTCGGCGGCCCAGATCATCCCGGCGATCCAGCCCAGGGTCGGCAGGCTCACCGTCTTCCAGCGCACCCCCGGCTGGGTCCTGCCGCGTGCCGACCGGGAGATCTCGGCCGTCGAGAAGTGGCTGCACACCCGTGTCCCGCCGACCGGCACGCTGCGCCGCGCCACCCTGTTCGCGCTGCGCGAGCTCCAGGTGGACGCCTTCGTCCGCCGCCCCGGCGCCCTGCGGCTGGTCCAGCAGCTGGCCGAGCGGCACATCGCCCGCAGCATCCCCGACCCGGCGCTGCGCGCCAAGCTCACCCCGGACTACCGGATCGGCTGCAAGCGGATCCTGCTCAGCAACACCTACTACCCGGCGCTCGCCGCCCCCAACGCCGAGGTGGTCGCCGCCGGCCTGCGGGAGGTGCGCGGCTCGACCCTGGTCGCTGCGGACGGCAGCGAGCACGAGGTGGACGCGGTGGTCTTCGGCACCGGCTTCCACGTCACCGACATGCCGATCGCCCAGCGGGTCTTCGGTATCGGAGGCCGCGCGCTGGCCGAGGAGTGGAAGGACGGCATGGAGGCGCTGCGCGGCTCCACCGTGCACGGGTTCCCCAACCTGTTCTTCGTGATCGGCCCCAACACCGGTCTGGGCAACAACTCGATGATCCTGATGATCGAGTCCCAGCTGAACTACCTGATCGACGCGCTGGCCGCGCTGGACGCCGTCGGCGCCGCCGCCCTGCAGCCCACCGTCCGGGCGCAGCGGCACTGGAACCTCGAACTCCAGCACCGGATGGGCCGGACGGTCTGGAGCACCGGCGGCTGCAAGAGCTGGTACCTGGACGCCTCGGGCCGCAACACCGTGCTCTGGCCCGGTTCCACCAGTTCCTTCCGCCGCGCCACCCGGCGGGTCGACCTCGCCGAGTACGAGCTGATCAAGCGGGCCGTCGCGGCCCCGGCCGCCGAGGAGGTCCCCGCGTGA
- a CDS encoding alpha/beta fold hydrolase produces MAKTLDPHVLPAPVETRRVRSADGTRLHVEVFGPDGAPTVVLAHGWTCAVPFWAPVIHRLAADHRVVAYDQRGHGGSDRPASPAGFSTAKLADDLEAVLTALLPAGERAVLAGHSMGGMTVMAAADRPQVTARTSGAVLISTGPSDLLAELRVVPDAVRSVRLRRFLHRLILESRLPLGPVNAVSRALLKYATMGPATPADQVEACARVVHTCPTGTRYGWSQVLRTVELNAALAALAVPTAVVVGTHDRLTPPVHARRILAALPSPQGLLELPGVGHMAPVERPAEVAGEIRRIVNLVSADQRSDVG; encoded by the coding sequence ATGGCGAAGACCCTCGACCCGCACGTGCTGCCCGCGCCCGTGGAGACCCGCCGGGTCCGTTCGGCCGACGGCACCCGGCTGCACGTCGAGGTGTTCGGTCCGGACGGCGCGCCGACCGTGGTACTGGCCCACGGCTGGACCTGCGCCGTGCCGTTCTGGGCGCCGGTGATCCACCGGCTGGCCGCCGACCACCGGGTGGTCGCCTACGACCAGCGCGGCCACGGTGGCAGCGACCGGCCCGCGAGCCCGGCCGGCTTCTCGACCGCCAAGCTGGCCGACGACCTGGAGGCCGTGCTCACCGCGCTGCTCCCGGCCGGCGAGCGGGCCGTGCTGGCCGGCCACAGCATGGGCGGTATGACCGTGATGGCCGCCGCCGACCGCCCGCAGGTGACCGCCCGCACCAGCGGCGCGGTGCTGATCAGCACCGGTCCGAGCGATCTGCTGGCCGAGCTCAGGGTGGTGCCCGACGCGGTCCGCTCGGTGCGGCTGCGCCGCTTCCTGCACCGGCTGATCCTGGAGTCCCGGCTGCCGCTCGGGCCGGTCAACGCGGTCAGCCGGGCGCTGCTCAAGTACGCCACGATGGGGCCCGCCACGCCCGCCGACCAGGTCGAGGCCTGCGCCCGGGTGGTGCACACCTGCCCGACCGGCACCCGGTACGGCTGGTCGCAGGTGCTGCGGACGGTCGAGCTGAACGCCGCCCTGGCCGCCCTGGCGGTGCCGACCGCGGTGGTCGTCGGTACCCACGACCGGCTCACCCCGCCGGTGCACGCCCGCCGTATTCTCGCCGCGCTGCCCTCGCCGCAGGGCCTGCTGGAGCTGCCCGGTGTCGGGCACATGGCTCCGGTCGAGCGCCCGGCCGAGGTGGCCGGTGAGATCCGGCGCATCGTCAACCTCGTTTCCGCAGACCAGAGGAGTGATGTCGGATGA